One Marinibacterium anthonyi genomic region harbors:
- the pepQ_1 gene encoding Xaa-Pro dipeptidase — protein sequence MNDLSSVSATAADGRPVSLLFQPDEYAGRLAAARAELCRRGLDALLVFAQESHYYLTGYFTGGFCFFQVGIVTADNSKTVLLTRIPDKLQATVASLYDDIRTWLNAEDVNPADQMRAIMDEMGLKGGRIGVEYDTHGLTGYNAKRVEAALDGFCTLADASDVVRCHRLVKSPAELAIMRRSGQLADMAVQAVIDTAAPGKLSSELNAAALTAMLKGGGDASGVMINTGSRALFGRGMNGPQGLGETDQILVELAGSCKRYTVVIEHTLAVGEPDPRQLSMMDVTIDALEQVKDAARPGAQLGTLDDIHRRVLDAAGFEDERYAACGYAMGGKFGPSWMDVPPMIYSGNPLILEPGMVFFVHIMLPDRRTGLTAGVGQSFVITDGAPEVLSEIPLQLHRC from the coding sequence ATGAACGACCTGTCGTCCGTATCCGCCACGGCCGCCGATGGGCGGCCCGTGTCGCTTCTGTTCCAGCCCGACGAATACGCCGGTCGCCTTGCCGCCGCCCGGGCCGAACTGTGCCGCCGCGGGCTCGACGCGCTGCTCGTCTTCGCGCAGGAAAGCCATTATTACCTGACCGGATATTTCACCGGCGGCTTCTGTTTCTTTCAGGTCGGCATCGTCACCGCCGACAACAGCAAGACGGTCCTGCTGACCCGGATCCCCGACAAGCTGCAGGCCACCGTCGCCTCGCTTTACGACGACATCCGCACCTGGCTGAACGCCGAGGACGTGAACCCCGCCGACCAGATGCGCGCGATCATGGACGAGATGGGCCTGAAGGGCGGGCGGATCGGGGTCGAATACGACACCCACGGGCTGACCGGCTACAACGCCAAGCGGGTCGAGGCGGCGCTGGACGGGTTCTGCACGCTGGCCGACGCCTCGGACGTGGTGCGCTGCCACCGGCTGGTGAAATCGCCGGCGGAACTGGCGATCATGCGCCGGTCGGGGCAGTTGGCCGACATGGCGGTGCAGGCGGTGATCGACACTGCCGCGCCGGGGAAACTGTCGAGTGAACTGAACGCCGCCGCGCTGACCGCGATGCTGAAGGGGGGCGGGGATGCTTCGGGCGTGATGATCAACACCGGGTCCAGGGCGCTGTTCGGGCGCGGGATGAACGGGCCGCAGGGCCTGGGCGAGACCGACCAGATCCTTGTGGAACTGGCCGGGTCCTGCAAGCGCTACACGGTGGTCATCGAACACACGCTGGCCGTGGGCGAACCGGATCCGCGCCAGCTGTCGATGATGGATGTCACCATCGACGCGCTGGAACAGGTCAAGGACGCCGCCCGCCCGGGCGCGCAACTGGGCACGCTGGACGACATCCACCGCCGCGTGCTGGATGCCGCGGGTTTCGAAGACGAACGTTATGCCGCCTGCGGCTATGCCATGGGCGGCAAGTTCGGGCCCAGCTGGATGGATGTGCCGCCGATGATCTATTCGGGCAATCCGCTGATCCTTGAGCCGGGCATGGTGTTCTTCGTCCACATCATGCTGCCCGACCGCCGCACCGGCCTGACCGCCGGCGTCGGCCAGAGCTTTGTCATCACCGACGGCGCGCCGGAGGTTCTCAGCGAAATTCCGTTGCAATTGCACCGCTGCTGA